The following are from one region of the Cloacibacterium sp. TD35 genome:
- the rlmH gene encoding 23S rRNA (pseudouridine(1915)-N(3))-methyltransferase RlmH — translation MKINLLCIGKTDDKEIKNLINYYLTRLPRHWNFEITEIPDVKNARNLTPDLLKKEEAKLFLNIIENTDLVVLLDEKGKQFTSREFAQKLDSYQNNSIKKICFLVGGAYGFSEEMYQRAQEKISISKMTFTHQMIRLFFVEQIYRADQILQGKPYHND, via the coding sequence ATGAAAATTAATTTACTCTGCATAGGAAAAACGGATGATAAAGAAATTAAAAATCTCATCAATTACTATCTTACAAGACTTCCTAGACATTGGAATTTTGAAATTACAGAAATTCCAGATGTTAAAAATGCCAGAAATCTCACACCTGATTTACTTAAAAAAGAAGAAGCCAAATTATTCCTCAATATTATAGAAAATACAGATTTGGTAGTGCTTTTAGACGAAAAAGGAAAACAATTTACCAGCAGAGAATTTGCGCAAAAATTAGATTCTTATCAAAACAATTCTATCAAAAAAATCTGTTTTTTAGTTGGCGGAGCTTATGGTTTTTCGGAAGAAATGTATCAAAGAGCCCAAGAAAAAATATCCATTTCTAAAATGACTTTTACGCATCAAATGATTAGATTATTCTTTGTAGAACAGATTTACCGGGCAGACCAAATCCTACAAGGAAAACCATATCATAATGACTAA
- the namA gene encoding NADPH dehydrogenase NamA — MRLFTPIKFRNLEIKNRVVMAPMCMYSAKNGVVNDFHLVHYATRAFGGVGLIIAEATGVVPEGRITDKCAGIWNDEQAEAWKKIVEFIHQNTETKIGIQLGHAGRKASTWNGKQTSLEENGWITVAPSEIPYLEGERKPHALTKSEISELVNAFKEAAIRSLKAGFDVIEIHAAHGYLISQFLSPLSNMRTDEYGGSIENRARILLEIVDAVNEVLNENVPLFVRISATEYAENGWNVEDSVVLSKILKERGVDLIDVSSGGNISGAKINVFSGYQVPFSHQIKQEAEVKTGAVGLITTATQAEEILQKEEADVILLARELLRNPYFVAKSSWENHEESFFPPQYERGKP, encoded by the coding sequence ATGAGACTTTTTACCCCAATTAAGTTTAGAAATTTAGAAATAAAAAACAGAGTAGTGATGGCGCCTATGTGTATGTATTCTGCGAAAAATGGCGTAGTGAATGATTTTCATTTGGTGCATTATGCAACTCGTGCTTTTGGTGGAGTAGGATTAATCATTGCAGAAGCTACTGGTGTAGTTCCAGAAGGTAGAATTACTGATAAATGTGCCGGAATTTGGAATGATGAACAAGCTGAAGCATGGAAAAAAATAGTAGAATTTATCCATCAAAACACAGAAACCAAAATTGGGATTCAATTAGGTCATGCTGGTAGAAAAGCTTCTACTTGGAATGGCAAACAAACTTCTTTGGAAGAAAACGGATGGATTACGGTTGCTCCTTCAGAAATTCCTTATCTAGAAGGTGAAAGAAAGCCTCATGCTTTAACAAAATCTGAAATTTCTGAATTGGTAAACGCTTTTAAAGAAGCTGCAATAAGAAGTTTGAAAGCAGGTTTTGATGTGATTGAAATTCATGCGGCGCATGGTTATCTTATTTCTCAGTTTTTATCTCCTTTAAGTAATATGAGAACAGATGAATATGGAGGAAGTATAGAGAACAGAGCGAGAATTTTACTAGAAATTGTAGATGCTGTAAATGAAGTTTTAAACGAAAATGTTCCTTTGTTTGTGAGGATTTCTGCAACAGAATACGCTGAAAACGGTTGGAATGTAGAGGATTCTGTTGTGCTTTCTAAAATCTTAAAAGAAAGAGGTGTAGATTTAATTGATGTTTCTAGTGGTGGAAATATTTCTGGTGCTAAAATCAATGTTTTTTCTGGTTATCAAGTTCCTTTTTCTCATCAAATAAAGCAAGAAGCAGAAGTGAAAACAGGTGCAGTTGGCTTGATTACAACTGCAACTCAAGCCGAAGAAATTTTGCAAAAAGAAGAAGCAGATGTAATTTTGTTAGCAAGAGAGCTTCTTAGAAATCCATATTTTGTGGCAAAAAGCTCTTGGGAAAATCATGAAGAAAGTTTCTTTCCACCACAATACGAAAGAGGTAAGCCTTAA
- a CDS encoding YihY/virulence factor BrkB family protein: MLGISLWEMFDIYVRGVFKNRLIAKASAISWSFFLSLFPFLLFLLSILPYLPHYDKLQFYIFEVLMHNVFPAHMHADVTNYITKSIVPNMKSISNFTIIFALIFATNGTFSLIDGFNDYTEEKRSDVYEYILSFFITIGFIAIIFLALFGVYYSEVVLKLFTPAYDISWFVDNLSKIIGFVSFPLFYFLLLALFYWVGTAKIIRFRQALPGAFFTTIVFVITTYFFAVYVSDFAKYNVLYGSIGSFILLMVWVNLNVILLLLGNELNLAIRKLRIEKILADEMKHEIEEYHQDIENLPEASSEHTIKLDSDKNS, from the coding sequence ATGTTAGGCATTTCTCTCTGGGAAATGTTTGATATTTATGTAAGAGGAGTTTTTAAAAACCGTTTAATCGCGAAAGCTTCTGCCATTTCGTGGAGTTTCTTTTTAAGTTTATTTCCGTTTTTATTGTTTTTGCTTTCCATTTTACCTTATTTACCGCATTATGATAAGCTTCAGTTTTATATTTTTGAAGTATTGATGCATAATGTTTTTCCTGCGCACATGCATGCAGATGTGACGAATTATATTACCAAAAGTATTGTTCCGAATATGAAGAGCATCAGTAATTTTACCATTATTTTTGCTTTGATTTTTGCAACCAACGGAACTTTTTCCTTAATTGATGGATTTAATGATTATACAGAAGAAAAACGCTCAGATGTTTATGAGTATATTTTGTCTTTTTTCATTACCATAGGTTTTATTGCGATTATCTTTTTAGCGCTTTTCGGAGTGTATTATTCTGAGGTGGTTCTTAAGCTTTTTACACCAGCTTATGATATTTCTTGGTTTGTAGATAATTTATCGAAAATCATTGGTTTTGTTTCTTTTCCATTGTTTTATTTTCTATTGTTGGCGTTATTTTATTGGGTAGGAACTGCTAAGATTATCAGATTCAGACAAGCGCTTCCAGGGGCTTTCTTTACCACTATTGTATTTGTGATAACTACATACTTCTTTGCAGTTTATGTGAGTGATTTTGCTAAATATAATGTTTTATATGGCTCAATTGGTTCGTTTATTTTATTGATGGTTTGGGTGAATTTAAATGTGATTTTGCTTCTTTTGGGTAATGAATTAAACCTTGCCATTAGAAAACTCAGAATAGAGAAAATTTTGGCAGATGAAATGAAACACGAAATAGAAGAATATCATCAAGATATCGAAAACTTACCTGAAGCAAGTTCTGAACATACCATCAAATTAGATTCTGATAAAAATTCATAA
- the secD gene encoding protein translocase subunit SecD, with amino-acid sequence MQGKGLITIVAIVLGLICINELLPTWYASKIENEAKAIAGEDEAKYNKEIARLSKDTIHLGFTQLNYPEAKQKEMKLGLDLKGGINVLLEINQRDLVNDLTNYSTNPIVIEALDRADKVQKQSTKPYIEDFFTQFDLVNQEKKAGLKLASPEVFGTQKLSGQIKFNTTDEQVKSIIRNKIDASVGTAFEVIRTRIDKMGAVQPNVQRVPGTGRIAVEMPGIKDKDKVKKMLSTSAKLQFWEVQQINEVAPYLETLSKIVPAKADSLGVAKNTNLINMLQLNTLRQAGIGNIKLSDTAAMNKILNSEIAIKLRPANLKFTKFMWGYKPDAADPDNLVLYAIRGNINQKAPVDGAVETARINYDNLGRIVVDMQMDTEGTRDWKTLTEKNVGKPVAVTLDNIVYTAPNVNEPIPSGRSQISGSFTQEEAKDLTDVLSAGKLPASAKVVQADVVGPSLGQESISAGLWSFFIAFLIIVAYIIFYYGGAGVYAIIAMIFNLFYLFGIMDSINATLTLPGIAGIVLTMAIAVDTNVIIYERTKEELFAGKSIKQAYTDGFKHALNAIVDGHLTSLLTALVLFIFGTGPIKGFAVTTGIGLIMTFFTSVLLSRVMIFQRLNKGKGLSVWTPITKNWFRNIWIDFIGKRKYSYIVSTILTVASLFSIFNYGFKTGVDFKGGRSYVVRFDKDVEATKAHESLAKVFVLNGESQAVDVKTFGNADQLKITTDYKIDDESIEADQDIEKKLYEGLKPFLSPNTTLADFKDAHGSELGIVSSSKVGPTVADDIKTGGTYAVLASLLGIFIYILFRFNKWQFSLGAVAALAHDAIIILGVFSFFKNIMPFNMEINQDFIAAILTVLGYSINDTVIVFDRIREYLREKKSLTLAGLFDDSISSTLGRTFNTSITVLLVIMAIFFFGGDNLKGFMFALFLGIFFGTYSSVFIASAIAYDFLKTGKEEAPHERTTTEK; translated from the coding sequence ATGCAAGGAAAAGGACTTATTACGATTGTAGCGATTGTTCTTGGGCTTATTTGTATCAACGAGTTGTTACCAACTTGGTATGCAAGTAAAATAGAAAACGAAGCCAAAGCTATTGCTGGTGAAGACGAAGCAAAATATAATAAAGAAATTGCACGTCTTTCTAAAGATACCATCCATTTAGGATTCACTCAACTGAACTATCCTGAAGCTAAGCAGAAAGAAATGAAGCTTGGTTTGGACTTAAAAGGTGGTATTAACGTTCTATTAGAAATTAACCAAAGAGATTTAGTAAATGATTTAACCAATTATTCTACTAATCCTATCGTTATAGAAGCGCTAGACAGAGCTGACAAAGTTCAGAAACAGTCTACAAAACCTTATATTGAAGATTTTTTCACTCAGTTTGACTTAGTTAATCAAGAGAAAAAAGCTGGTCTTAAATTGGCTAGCCCAGAAGTTTTTGGAACTCAAAAATTAAGTGGTCAAATTAAATTCAATACTACAGATGAGCAAGTAAAATCTATTATTAGAAATAAAATTGATGCTTCTGTAGGAACTGCATTCGAAGTAATTAGAACCAGAATTGATAAAATGGGAGCGGTACAACCAAACGTACAGCGTGTTCCAGGAACTGGTAGAATTGCGGTAGAAATGCCAGGTATTAAAGATAAAGACAAAGTGAAAAAAATGCTTTCTACTTCTGCTAAATTGCAGTTCTGGGAAGTACAACAAATCAATGAAGTTGCTCCTTATCTAGAAACGCTTTCTAAAATTGTTCCAGCAAAAGCAGATTCTCTTGGTGTTGCTAAAAACACTAATTTAATCAACATGCTTCAGCTGAATACCCTAAGACAAGCTGGTATTGGTAATATTAAGTTATCTGATACAGCTGCAATGAACAAAATTCTAAATAGCGAAATTGCAATAAAACTAAGACCAGCAAATCTTAAATTTACTAAATTTATGTGGGGTTACAAGCCAGATGCTGCAGATCCAGATAATTTAGTACTTTATGCTATCAGAGGAAATATCAACCAGAAAGCTCCAGTAGATGGTGCTGTAGAAACTGCTAGAATTAACTATGATAATCTTGGTAGAATTGTAGTAGACATGCAAATGGATACTGAAGGTACTAGAGACTGGAAAACACTTACAGAGAAAAACGTAGGAAAACCAGTTGCAGTAACTTTAGATAATATTGTTTACACTGCTCCAAATGTAAATGAGCCAATTCCTTCTGGTAGATCTCAGATTTCGGGAAGTTTTACTCAAGAAGAAGCTAAAGACCTTACAGACGTATTAAGTGCAGGTAAATTACCAGCTTCTGCTAAAGTAGTTCAGGCTGATGTAGTAGGACCTTCTCTTGGTCAAGAATCTATTTCTGCAGGACTTTGGTCTTTCTTTATTGCATTCTTAATTATTGTAGCATATATCATTTTCTACTACGGTGGTGCTGGTGTTTATGCGATTATAGCAATGATATTTAACCTATTCTACCTTTTCGGAATTATGGACTCTATCAATGCTACGCTTACCCTTCCTGGTATTGCAGGTATTGTATTAACCATGGCAATTGCGGTAGATACAAACGTAATCATCTACGAAAGAACTAAGGAAGAATTATTCGCTGGTAAATCTATTAAGCAAGCATATACAGACGGTTTCAAACATGCATTAAATGCTATTGTAGATGGTCACCTTACTTCGTTATTAACAGCATTGGTTTTATTTATCTTCGGTACAGGACCTATTAAAGGTTTCGCAGTAACTACAGGTATTGGTCTTATCATGACTTTCTTTACTTCTGTATTGTTATCTAGAGTAATGATTTTCCAAAGATTAAATAAAGGAAAAGGACTTTCTGTATGGACTCCAATTACTAAAAACTGGTTCAGAAATATCTGGATTGATTTTATCGGTAAAAGAAAATATTCTTACATCGTTTCTACAATTCTTACTGTTGCGAGTTTATTCTCAATTTTCAACTATGGTTTCAAAACTGGGGTAGACTTCAAAGGTGGTAGAAGCTATGTAGTAAGATTTGATAAAGATGTAGAAGCTACTAAAGCTCATGAATCTCTTGCTAAAGTATTTGTTTTAAATGGAGAATCTCAAGCGGTAGATGTTAAAACTTTTGGTAATGCAGACCAATTGAAAATTACAACTGACTATAAAATTGATGATGAATCAATCGAAGCTGACCAAGATATTGAGAAAAAATTATACGAAGGTCTAAAACCTTTCTTATCTCCTAATACTACATTAGCAGATTTCAAAGATGCACACGGTTCAGAATTAGGAATTGTTTCTTCTTCTAAAGTAGGACCTACGGTAGCAGATGATATTAAAACAGGTGGTACTTATGCAGTATTAGCATCATTATTAGGAATCTTCATTTATATCTTATTTAGATTTAATAAATGGCAATTCTCATTAGGTGCTGTAGCAGCTTTAGCTCACGATGCGATTATCATTCTTGGGGTATTCTCATTCTTTAAAAATATCATGCCATTCAACATGGAGATTAACCAAGACTTTATCGCTGCGATTCTTACAGTCCTCGGTTACTCGATAAATGATACCGTAATTGTATTCGACAGAATTAGAGAATACTTGAGAGAGAAAAAATCTCTTACTCTAGCAGGATTGTTTGATGACTCTATTTCTAGTACACTAGGTAGAACTTTCAACACCTCTATTACTGTATTATTAGTAATTATGGCTATTTTCTTCTTCGGAGGAGATAACCTAAAAGGATTTATGTTCGCATTATTCTTAGGTATTTTCTTCGGAACTTATTCTTCCGTATTCATTGCATCAGCAATTGCATACGATTTCTTAAAAACAGGAAAAGAAGAAGCTCCACACGAAAGAACAACTACAGAAAAATAA
- a CDS encoding TonB-dependent receptor, with amino-acid sequence MKKNLIFAGMLFVTGISQLKAQEKEEKLIPEVTIAAKAKQQLHKTGKNVQLITSKDLEKFKGQNAAEILNQVSGYQITGNFNNGSEPKSLKIRGGKLANVLILVDGIPLKDVTGNDYTATDLRLFASENIESIEILNGASSVLYGSNATVSVINIKTKKSSQQALEGRIGARIGSFGTFGQNISAQGKINQWNYQFSGSNEKSDGISAALGENFDKDGFEKQNANATVGYSTQNFNVNVNAGYQHHYYDFDNGAFEDGKYKGNDTQKFSGVNAQYSYDKGSITFNSRISANERIVRNLNNNKYQDQYSYQGQNIFAELYNQTQFSEHINLVAGIQYETQNLGSKSLPWGGTSMQNVMTLGETEIRNFDVFANANLEYQIFHLDLGVRLNNHSKYDNHFVYSVNPFILTDLDDNFLKIGYSYATAFIAPTLYQSYGSLPYVLPNFDLKPETNASHELDFSFGKKDRTFVVNASIFSRKEKDVFVYNIVDFNTYAGKFLNVESNKVKGVELGVQYHFNEKVNIGGNFSFAEKDNPATRLRSPKQRANAFLEILPLKNNRINISYQYTSKRNDAYFDSTNYSTKNVELDAFHLFNLNINQKITKSLDTYLNVGNVLNNSYTDVIGFTTKPRNITLGVEYKF; translated from the coding sequence ATGAAGAAAAACTTAATCTTCGCAGGAATGCTTTTTGTGACGGGAATTTCACAATTAAAAGCTCAAGAAAAAGAAGAAAAATTAATTCCAGAAGTAACCATCGCTGCAAAAGCTAAGCAGCAGCTTCACAAAACAGGTAAAAATGTTCAACTCATTACTTCTAAAGATTTAGAAAAATTCAAAGGACAAAATGCAGCAGAAATCCTTAATCAAGTATCTGGTTATCAAATCACTGGAAATTTCAACAACGGTTCTGAACCGAAATCTCTAAAAATAAGAGGTGGGAAATTAGCCAATGTTTTGATTTTAGTAGATGGAATTCCGTTAAAAGATGTTACCGGAAATGATTATACCGCTACAGACCTTAGACTTTTTGCTTCAGAAAACATAGAATCTATAGAAATTCTGAATGGAGCATCTTCGGTTTTATATGGTTCTAATGCTACCGTTTCTGTGATTAACATTAAAACTAAAAAATCTTCGCAACAAGCTTTAGAAGGAAGAATTGGAGCAAGAATTGGCAGTTTCGGAACTTTTGGACAAAATATTAGTGCTCAAGGAAAAATCAATCAATGGAATTATCAATTCTCTGGTTCTAATGAAAAATCAGACGGAATTTCGGCAGCTCTTGGAGAAAATTTCGATAAAGATGGTTTTGAAAAGCAAAATGCAAATGCTACTGTTGGTTACAGCACTCAAAATTTCAATGTAAATGTAAACGCTGGTTATCAACATCATTATTATGATTTTGACAATGGTGCTTTTGAAGATGGAAAATACAAAGGCAATGACACGCAAAAATTTAGCGGAGTCAATGCTCAATATTCATACGACAAAGGAAGTATCACGTTCAATTCTAGAATTTCTGCCAATGAAAGAATCGTGAGAAATCTCAACAATAACAAATATCAAGACCAATACAGCTATCAAGGTCAAAATATTTTTGCAGAATTGTACAATCAAACTCAATTTTCTGAGCATATTAATTTAGTAGCGGGAATTCAGTATGAAACTCAGAATTTAGGTTCTAAATCTTTACCTTGGGGCGGAACTTCTATGCAAAATGTAATGACTCTAGGCGAAACAGAAATTCGTAATTTTGATGTTTTTGCCAATGCAAATTTAGAATATCAAATTTTTCATTTGGATTTAGGAGTTCGATTAAACAATCATTCTAAATATGATAATCACTTTGTTTACAGCGTAAATCCATTTATTTTAACGGATTTAGACGATAACTTCTTAAAAATAGGCTATTCTTATGCTACGGCATTTATCGCGCCTACTCTATATCAATCTTACGGTTCACTGCCTTATGTTTTACCAAATTTTGATTTAAAACCAGAAACCAATGCTTCGCATGAATTGGATTTCAGTTTTGGAAAGAAAGACAGAACTTTTGTGGTGAATGCAAGTATTTTCAGTAGAAAAGAAAAAGATGTTTTCGTGTATAATATTGTAGATTTTAATACTTATGCTGGGAAATTCTTAAACGTAGAAAGCAATAAAGTAAAGGGTGTAGAACTAGGAGTTCAATATCATTTCAATGAAAAAGTAAATATAGGAGGTAATTTCTCTTTCGCTGAAAAAGACAATCCTGCAACAAGATTACGCTCACCGAAACAAAGAGCAAATGCTTTTTTAGAAATTTTACCACTTAAAAATAATAGAATCAACATTTCTTATCAATATACGTCAAAAAGAAATGATGCGTACTTTGATTCAACCAATTACAGTACAAAAAATGTAGAATTAGACGCGTTTCATTTATTTAACCTCAATATCAATCAGAAAATCACTAAATCTCTAGATACTTATTTAAACGTAGGAAACGTATTGAATAACAGTTACACAGACGTCATCGGTTTTACTACAAAACCTAGGAATATAACTTTAGGAGTAGAATATAAATTTTAA
- a CDS encoding TCR/Tet family MFS transporter yields the protein MKNSNKTAAIWFIFLTLIIDITGWGIVIPVVPKLIEELINGDVSEASKYGGWLSFLYAFMQFLFAPVLGNLSDKYGRRPVILFSLLGFSINFFIQAWAPTIFWLFVGRIFSGITGASVTTASAYIADISDDSNRSKNFGMIGAAFGLGFIIGPVIGGLLGQFGSRVPFYAAAVLCLVNFAYGYFILPESLGKEHRRPFEWKKANPVGSLLKVRTHPEIFKLFIAWFLVYLASHAVQTNWAYFTMYKFAWDEKTVGISLGVMGAFTAFVQGFLIRKVHPKLGSERSILYGIMFYCTGMLLFAFAQKEWMMYAILAIYCLGGIAGPALQSVISSKVSPKEQGDLQGALTSVISITSIIGPLLMTQIFYFFTHPDAKIKLLTLELKPPFQFSGVPFFLGFALMAVSAYFVYYVFHRKK from the coding sequence ATGAAAAATTCAAATAAGACAGCTGCCATTTGGTTTATATTTCTCACCTTAATTATTGATATTACAGGGTGGGGAATTGTAATCCCAGTAGTTCCTAAATTAATAGAAGAATTGATTAATGGAGATGTAAGCGAAGCTTCTAAATACGGAGGTTGGCTGAGTTTTCTATATGCTTTCATGCAATTTCTTTTTGCGCCAGTTTTGGGTAATTTGAGTGACAAATATGGTAGAAGACCTGTGATTTTATTTTCACTTTTAGGATTTTCTATTAACTTTTTTATTCAAGCTTGGGCGCCTACTATTTTTTGGCTTTTTGTAGGTCGTATTTTTTCTGGAATTACGGGAGCAAGTGTTACTACTGCTTCAGCATATATTGCAGATATTTCAGATGATAGCAATCGTTCTAAAAACTTTGGAATGATAGGTGCAGCTTTTGGATTGGGATTTATCATTGGGCCTGTAATTGGTGGATTATTAGGGCAATTCGGTTCTAGAGTTCCATTTTATGCAGCCGCTGTTTTATGTTTGGTGAATTTCGCTTACGGATACTTTATATTGCCAGAAAGTTTAGGAAAAGAGCACAGAAGACCTTTTGAATGGAAAAAAGCCAATCCTGTGGGTTCATTATTAAAAGTAAGAACACATCCCGAAATTTTTAAACTTTTCATTGCTTGGTTTTTGGTGTATTTGGCAAGCCATGCGGTACAAACCAATTGGGCATACTTTACGATGTACAAATTTGCCTGGGACGAAAAAACTGTAGGGATTTCTCTAGGAGTAATGGGAGCTTTTACTGCATTTGTTCAAGGTTTTTTAATTAGAAAGGTTCATCCTAAATTGGGTAGTGAAAGAAGTATTTTATACGGGATTATGTTTTACTGTACTGGAATGTTGCTTTTTGCATTCGCTCAAAAAGAATGGATGATGTACGCTATTCTAGCCATTTATTGTCTTGGTGGAATTGCAGGGCCAGCTTTACAGTCAGTCATCTCCTCTAAAGTTTCACCGAAAGAACAGGGAGATTTACAAGGAGCTTTAACAAGTGTAATCAGTATTACGTCTATTATCGGACCATTATTGATGACTCAAATTTTCTATTTTTTCACTCATCCAGATGCTAAAATTAAACTTTTAACCTTAGAATTAAAACCTCCATTTCAGTTTTCTGGAGTGCCCTTTTTCTTAGGATTTGCATTGATGGCAGTGAGTGCTTATTTTGTTTATTATGTTTTTCACAGAAAAAAGTAA
- the cdd gene encoding cytidine deaminase, translated as MEKELRIKFSQIERNELSDIEKTLHEAAINARKNAYAPYSHFNVGCAVLLENGEIVTGNNQENAAYPSGLCAERVTVFNIGANYPNVKIKKLYVIGGPSREETFTTATPPCGACRQSLLEYETKQNEPIEIYFSGIDGAVYKCDSIKDLLPFSFDASFL; from the coding sequence ATGGAAAAAGAATTAAGAATTAAATTTTCTCAAATAGAAAGAAACGAACTTTCAGATATAGAGAAAACCCTTCATGAAGCAGCTATCAATGCTAGAAAAAACGCTTATGCTCCCTATTCTCATTTCAATGTAGGTTGCGCAGTTCTTCTGGAAAACGGAGAAATTGTTACAGGTAACAACCAAGAAAACGCAGCTTATCCTTCTGGTTTATGTGCAGAAAGAGTCACTGTTTTTAATATAGGTGCCAATTATCCGAATGTAAAAATTAAAAAACTATACGTTATCGGTGGTCCATCTAGAGAAGAGACTTTTACTACCGCTACTCCACCTTGTGGTGCATGCAGACAGAGTTTACTAGAATATGAGACGAAGCAAAATGAGCCGATAGAAATTTATTTTTCTGGAATTGATGGAGCGGTTTATAAATGTGATTCAATTAAAGATTTACTTCCGTTCTCGTTTGATGCTTCTTTTTTATAA
- a CDS encoding phosphatase PAP2 family protein: protein MEEIILEDKQAMIFLNNLGSSTFDPFWILVSEKWFWIPLYVIFLYFLYKNFNKKSLFYILLFVALGITASDQIANIFKFGFERLRPCHDPSLEGLLREVKCGGKFGFYSAHSSNSFFVATYLTILLGKKIKQLPYFLYVWAAVVAYSRVYLGMHFPGDIIVGAIMGILLALFFGTLAKKVIRKSEVFTQDS, encoded by the coding sequence ATGGAAGAAATTATTCTAGAAGACAAACAAGCCATGATTTTCCTAAATAATTTAGGAAGTTCTACTTTTGATCCTTTTTGGATTTTAGTCTCTGAAAAGTGGTTCTGGATTCCGCTTTATGTTATTTTTTTATATTTTCTTTATAAAAATTTCAATAAAAAATCATTGTTCTACATATTGCTTTTTGTAGCATTAGGAATTACTGCTTCTGACCAAATCGCCAATATTTTTAAATTTGGATTTGAGCGATTAAGACCTTGCCATGACCCATCATTAGAAGGTTTGTTGAGAGAAGTAAAATGCGGTGGTAAGTTCGGGTTTTATTCTGCACACTCTTCTAATTCTTTTTTTGTAGCTACTTATCTTACCATTCTTTTAGGCAAAAAAATAAAACAATTGCCTTATTTTCTATATGTTTGGGCAGCTGTAGTTGCATACAGTAGAGTATATCTTGGGATGCATTTTCCTGGAGATATTATTGTAGGCGCCATCATGGGAATTTTATTGGCTTTATTCTTTGGGACTTTAGCAAAAAAAGTAATCAGGAAATCAGAAGTTTTTACTCAAGACTCATAA
- a CDS encoding Sec-independent protein translocase subunit TatA/TatB, whose product MELSFGEMLMIALVIVVLFGPNKIPEIARGLGQGVRKMKDAMEDVKSEIMKETDNPVSEIKREIEKVKKAAQEYDPTEKIKQELDLRKQIEGQSSDELIQESKEEINKLSDEYQGPVSR is encoded by the coding sequence ATGGAACTAAGTTTTGGAGAAATGCTGATGATTGCTTTGGTAATCGTCGTTTTATTTGGACCTAATAAAATCCCTGAAATTGCAAGAGGATTAGGACAAGGAGTGCGTAAAATGAAAGATGCGATGGAAGATGTAAAATCGGAAATCATGAAGGAAACAGATAACCCAGTCTCGGAAATAAAGCGTGAAATAGAAAAAGTAAAAAAAGCGGCTCAAGAATACGATCCTACCGAAAAAATAAAACAAGAATTAGATTTAAGAAAACAAATCGAAGGTCAATCTTCTGATGAATTAATTCAAGAGTCTAAAGAAGAAATCAATAAATTAAGCGACGAATATCAAGGCCCAGTTTCAAGATAA